The following is a genomic window from Armatimonadota bacterium.
GGCGACACCCCGCTGGTGAGCGCCGACGTGCTCGCCGCATTGCTGGCGCACCACCGCGCCACTTGCGCAACGGCCACCGTGCTGACTGCTGTGATGGACGCTCCCGGCCATTACGGGCGTGTGATCCGCGATGACAAGGGCACAGTCGCTTACATCGTAGAGGCCCGGGATGCTTCCGAGCAGGAGCGCACGGTCCGCGAGATCAATACAAGCATTTACTGCTTCCGGGCGCCGGCCCTCTTTCGCGCTCTGACCCAGATTCGACCCCAGAACGCGCAGGGTGAGTATTACCTCACCGATGTCATCGCGCTGCTGGCGCGGGAGGGCGAGCGGGTGGAAGCCGTCGTGTCCCCGGACGCCGCCGTCGTGATGGGCGTGAACACGCGCGTTGAACTGGCGGAAGCTTCGGCCATCGTGCGGCGCCGGAAACTCGATCAACTGATGCTGTCGGGGGTCACGGTAATCGATCCGGCGGCTACCTATGTTGACACTGAAGTGGCCGTCGGCGCCGATACCGTGCTGTACCCGGGGACCGTGTTGGAAGGCGCCACCACCATCGGCAGGGACTGCGTGGTGGGGCCGTTCTCCCACCTTGTGGACACGCGACTTGGCGACGGCGTGACGTTTGCGCAGAGCAAAGCGAATCTGGCGGAAGTGGCAGACGGAGTGAACGTGGGACCGTTCGCTCATCTGCGGCCGGGAACGGTTGTGGACCGCGATGCGCGCGTGGGCTCGTTTGTGGAAATCAAGAAGTCGCACCTGGGCGAAGGGGCGCACGTGGCGCACCTGAGTTACGTGGGCGACGCCGAGGTGGGGCCGCGCGCCAACATTGGCGGCGGGACCATCACGTGCAATTACGACGGGCGGAAGAAACACCCAACCAACATCGGAGCCGATGCCTTCATCGGGAGCAACAATACCCTGGTGGCGCCCGTGACCGTGGGGAAGGGCGCATACACCGCGGCGGGCAGCACCATAACGGACGACGTGCCAGCCGACGCCCTCGGCCTGGGGCGCGCGCGCCAGGTGAACAAGGACGGGTGGGCCGCCAGGCGAAACCAGGAAACTGAAGAATGATCTCTACGAAACGATGAATACCGCGGGAACCGGGATTCATCGTTTCGTTTTCGGGCCAATGTGATCGGGTATGGAAGCGAAAGGACAGCAACAATGGCGGAATCACTGTTAGCACGGGCGGGATTTGCCGAATCGGCGAAATTGCCCAAACCTGCCCGCCTGACGCGGAAAGCGATAGATGCCAATATGCCAACCCCCTCCAATCTGAGACTCCTTTGCGGTACCGCCAACCGGCCGCTGGCGGAGGAGATATCGCATATCCTTTCGACGCCCCTCACCGAACTCACGTGCAAACGCTTCAGCGATGGCGAGATCTTCGTGAAGATCCTGGAGAGCAGCCGGGGCGCGGACGCGTTTGTTATCCAGCCGACCTGCGCGCCGGTGAACGACACGCTGATGGAGACGCTGATCCTCGTGGATGCCCTCCGCCGCTCGTCGGCCCAACGCATCACGCTTGTGCTTCCTTATTACGGCTACGCGCGTCAAGACAAGAAACTAGGGCCTCGCGAGCCGGTAACCGCGAAACTCGTGGCAAACCTGATGACCACCGCGGGGATCGACCGCCTGCTGACCATCGATCTGCATGCGGAGCAGATTGGCGCCTTCTTCGACGTACCGGTGGACCACCTCCCGGCCGCGCCGATCATCGCGGAATACCTCATCGACCAGGACCTTTGCGGGCCGGGCGTCGTGGTGGTGTCTCCCGATGTTGGCGGCACCGCTCGTGCCCGACGCCTGGCAGAACGCCTTGGGAGCCCCCTGGCGATCATCTCGAAGCGGCGCCCCGAGCCAAACAAGACCGAGGTGATGGAGGTCATTGGCACCGTAAAAGGCAAAACGGCCGTGATGATCGACGACATGATCGACACGGCCGGCAGCGTCGCCACAGGGGCGGTCGCACTCAAGGAACGCGGGGCGAAGCGGGTTTTCGCCTGCTGTACCCACGCTGTCCTCAGCGGCGGAGCGATCGAGCGTATTGAGGAGTCGCCGATCGAGGAACTGGTGATCACAAACACGATCCCGACGCACCACCTCGGCAGCGACAAGGTCGTCTGCCTCAGCGTCGCGCCGCTGCTGGCCCGAGCGATCCAACGCATCCACGAAGGCCGCAGCGTGTCGGAGCTGTTCACGGCGTACTGATCTGCCGAACCCGAATTCCACCACAGAGGCACAGAGGGCACGGAGGAATCGAAGCATGGAGTTCCTTTGGATAGTCGCCTGGGTCATCGCTGCGTTGTTCGTGATCAGCACGGTGTTGAACATTGTCGGGCGTCGGCACGACCGTCAGTTAGCGCTGGCTCGATCCGGCATCGACCCGGACGAGTTCATTGGCTACTTCACACGGCAAGGCATACCAAGGCCTATCGCCGAGATCACACGCGCGTATTTCCGGGAGTGGATGGGAATCGCCGACTTCCCGGTGCTCCCTGCTGATAACATCGCCGACGTCTACGGCATGGTTGACGAAGACCTGGAGGCGACCTTCTTCGAAGTGCTGGATCTGTGTGGCCGTCGTGATAAGCCGGACGAGGGTGAGATGGGTTGCCCGACGATCAATACCGTCGAGGACCTCGTCAAGCTCATAGCCCTGTTGACCACGCCCGAAAAGTGCGATATCGTAACCGTCGATGACCCGGTCGATTATCAGAGCCGCGCCAGACTTGCATTGCTGCTACGACGTTTCGCGATTGGACGCATCACCTACCTGGAGTTCGAGCAGGGGGTCAACGCGTTGTCGTGGAACCGAAAGGACGGCGCGATTCCCGGCGTGGTGAGCGAAGTGCGCGGACTGCTACACGCCGATACAGAGATGCGGTTGTCGGCCTCGGATGATTACCGGCTTCAGGAGCGCATTCCCCTTGATCGCGAGCTAAAGCGTGCCCTGGCGCGAAGCGTGATGTTCCTCTATTCGGACCAGCCATACCTGCGGCGCTGGCAGAAGCACCTGACAGTCGGGGAAACCGTGTTCGTCGTTTGCTCATTGGCCGCGAGTGCCGCGCTGTTCCGGTCCGGATATGCCTGGGCGGCCACGGCGTTACTGGCGTTCATCGCTTGGCTGGTGTATGAGCTTGCCTGGGCGCCCCCCAGTCGGGGGGAAGCCATGTCATCGGGAGCCTATCCATTCGCGGACAACGTCCATTTCTTTGCGGCTCGCTGGCGGCCGAGGTTGCTGGCCGGCCGGCCACCGATCTGATCTCGCGTACCGGGGACAAAAATCCCCGTCTCAGGGGCCCTCGGCCAGCCGTCCTTCGGACGAGCAAGTAGTTGTGCACAACTCGCGTCCGGCGGACGCTTGGCGGCGCAGCCGCCCTCCAGACAGGGACGTCTGTCCCTGTGCCGTGGCCGTCTCACCTTACTTCCCGACCTCGCCCAGCAGTTCCGCCAGTACGCGGAGCGCGGCCTTGCGGCAGGTATTCGGCACGAGCACGTCGCCCCAGGAGCCGCCGCCGGGGTTGAGCGCGCTCCCGTAAGGCGCCACGACGTTGGACCGGATGAGGGCGGGGATGCCTTCATCAACCAGGCTGTCCTTCACGATCTGCGCACGCCACTCATCCGGCGCCGCGAAGACGATGGACCAACCGTGCTGCTTCGGCTCGGGCGGGCTCATACGCCGGAATCCCCGGCGCGGTACGGCAGGAACTTGCCGGTCGCTTCCGCAATCAACTGCCCCGAAACGTCACGGGCTTCAGCGCGGCAGGTGAGGAGGCGTTTCCCCTCAGGCCGCGAAGACGTCACGCGCAGCGGTTCGCCAATAGGGGCCGGCCGGCGGAACCGGACGGTGGCCTCGGCGGTGGGCGTCAGGTAGCCGGTGCGGTAGACGGCGTGCGCCATCGTCTCGTCCAGCACCAGCGTGATCATGCCGCCGTGCGCGAATCCTTCCCAGCCCTGGTGCTCGGGCGCCGGCGTCCATTCCGTGACGATCACGTCGCCCTCCCAGTGGAACTGGAGATGCAGTCCGATCGGGTTCTTCGCGCCGCAGCCGATGCAGACGCCGTCGTCGCGCCACTGGCTCTCGTCGGGGCCGGGGCTCATTTCACTGCCTTCTTTCTGCCCTTCACGTAGAGGCACTCTGCGATCACAGGGCACTCCGCGCATTTGGGATT
Proteins encoded in this region:
- the glmU gene encoding bifunctional UDP-N-acetylglucosamine diphosphorylase/glucosamine-1-phosphate N-acetyltransferase GlmU — translated: MGNPKPPVAVIMAAGKSTRMKSRTPKVLHRVAGRAVVDYIVEAAREGCGVEDAIAIIGHEAERVREHLTGRWGSRVRFAVQEPQHGTGHAVMQAEPLLSGFDGDVLTLAGDTPLVSADVLAALLAHHRATCATATVLTAVMDAPGHYGRVIRDDKGTVAYIVEARDASEQERTVREINTSIYCFRAPALFRALTQIRPQNAQGEYYLTDVIALLAREGERVEAVVSPDAAVVMGVNTRVELAEASAIVRRRKLDQLMLSGVTVIDPAATYVDTEVAVGADTVLYPGTVLEGATTIGRDCVVGPFSHLVDTRLGDGVTFAQSKANLAEVADGVNVGPFAHLRPGTVVDRDARVGSFVEIKKSHLGEGAHVAHLSYVGDAEVGPRANIGGGTITCNYDGRKKHPTNIGADAFIGSNNTLVAPVTVGKGAYTAAGSTITDDVPADALGLGRARQVNKDGWAARRNQETEE
- a CDS encoding ribose-phosphate pyrophosphokinase — translated: MPTPSNLRLLCGTANRPLAEEISHILSTPLTELTCKRFSDGEIFVKILESSRGADAFVIQPTCAPVNDTLMETLILVDALRRSSAQRITLVLPYYGYARQDKKLGPREPVTAKLVANLMTTAGIDRLLTIDLHAEQIGAFFDVPVDHLPAAPIIAEYLIDQDLCGPGVVVVSPDVGGTARARRLAERLGSPLAIISKRRPEPNKTEVMEVIGTVKGKTAVMIDDMIDTAGSVATGAVALKERGAKRVFACCTHAVLSGGAIERIEESPIEELVITNTIPTHHLGSDKVVCLSVAPLLARAIQRIHEGRSVSELFTAY
- a CDS encoding PaaI family thioesterase; protein product: MSPGPDESQWRDDGVCIGCGAKNPIGLHLQFHWEGDVIVTEWTPAPEHQGWEGFAHGGMITLVLDETMAHAVYRTGYLTPTAEATVRFRRPAPIGEPLRVTSSRPEGKRLLTCRAEARDVSGQLIAEATGKFLPYRAGDSGV